A part of Ziziphus jujuba cultivar Dongzao chromosome 8, ASM3175591v1 genomic DNA contains:
- the LOC107414896 gene encoding serine/threonine-protein kinase TIO isoform X4 produces the protein MGVENYHVIELVGEGSFGKVYKGRRKFTGQTVAMKFIMKHGKTDKDIHNLRQEIEILRKLKHENIIEMLDSFESPQEFCVVTEFAQGELFEILEDDKCLPEEQVQAIAKQLVRALHYLHSNRIIHRDMKPQNILIGAGSIVKLCDFGFARAMSTNTVVLRSIKGTPLYMAPELVREQPYNHTADLWSLGVILYELFVGQPPFYTNSVYALIRHIVKDPVKYPENMSPNFKSFLKGLLNKVPQNRLTWPALLEHPFVKEMSDELEAREIHYVTARECDETSTVYKTNGKFNSPAPSGKSNGLTFQNDAQLNVPNSTTGNSSPCEEFPGFSSPNDVKQSGAQLIGQDNEALANVLLPLKRWSKGSQDTSRDQEILSSNQSLRIISNLVAAGAIQSSGLLDEIIRELLVFTAILVSLRSSEVDDLKAKSFSVIKILLDNRGSGTAGSYFKHWVALAEIFSQVVGCSEDASARVLQESIACIAVMLSSVAQGLKAICSSSGPDVVSAPNEALKRILDHAKTSGLIDQLCLCLATSGTSLISGSSNMLRAACEACRAIWKLIDALEILYMKENTCPFPLTAMQSHSLLRLNISDQERGSLVGTEAAKVVDIVTKAFLRSKAVQVAIHCCIHQRLEASLSASIQLLSRCCLHSGIVPGVLCGLPNSLPVTTVVSGGGDGTIVSEIFSILSFLASSFGKDTQIGETNNLKCKFTNPTALVLHSCLFVATVAQCLKATGRNSALFMLTTSPKKQLSRISILAHYFSSDDRIKTTFQPFSSSAMLALASIVSLETGSSVESPVSEIAVPLIPRTATLCGCLKISSSNEIEAGSADANGSLSYWHGLKDGCVGLLESRLRWGGPLAVQQLCASGIPLLLIDLLAKNRGIDGTKDEVGLSPKGVVWTVSSICHCLSGGASTFRQILVKSEHIKIISDLITDLHLKLVNCWAGPGGGREGVRDIISTVIDLLAFPFVALQNAPGLPSATASVNSGFLLNMGSPGGRVCMEDKDMVKVIEEDLGKFIKILLEVGVPVIILRCLEHIELKDSGKPVAFLAKMISHRPMAVQLVSKGLLDPNRWKRLLNSTTPREVTLDALMIISDLARMDKGFYEYINGASVLEYLKEFLTHEDPNVRAKACSALGNMCRHSSYFYASLARYQIIGLLIDRCSDPDKRTRKFACFAIGNAAYHNDTLYEELRRSIPQLSSLLLSAEEDKTKANAAGALSNLVRNSSKLCEDIVSKGAMQALLKLVADCSVAALNPGKKDAINESPLKIALFSLAKMCAHPPCRQFLRSSELFPVIGRLRQSVESTIANYASVIISKVADS, from the exons ATGGGTGTGGAGAATTATCATGTAATTGAGCTTGTAGGTGAAGGTTCCTTCGGGAAAGTATACAAGGGAAGGCGAAAGTTCACGGGCCAG ACTGTTGCAATGAAATTCATCATGAAGCATGGGAAAACTGACAAGGATATACATAATCTGAGACAAGAAATTGAG ATTTTGAGAAAGCTGAAGCATGAAAATATCATTGAAATGCTTGATTCCTTTGAAAGCCCACAAGAGTTTTGCGTTGTCACGGAATTTGCACAA GGTGAACTATTTGAGATTCTTGAGGATGATAAATGCCTCCCTGAAGAACAAGTTCAAGCAATCGCAAAGCAGTTG GTGAGAGCACTGCATTACTTGCATTCCAACCGCATCATTCATCGAGACATGAAGCCTCAGAACATTCTCATTGGGGCTGGCTCTATTGTTAAG CTTTGTGATTTTGGGTTTGCACGTGCAATGTCCACAAACACTGTTGTTTTGCGGTCGATTAAAG GCACTCCTCTGTACATGGCTCCGGAACTAGTACGGGAACAACCCTATAACCACACTGCAGATTTGTGGTCTCTTGGAGTTATACT GTATGAGTTATTTGTTGGCCAGCCTCCTTTTTATACAAATTCTGTATATGCTCTCATCCGGCACATTGTTAAG GATCCAGTAAAATATCCAGAAAATATGAGTCCAAATTTTAAAAGCTTTCTCAAGGGATTGCTCAATAAG GTACCACAAAATCGGTTGACTTGGCCTGCTCTTCTTGAACACCCTTTCGTTAAGGAAATGTCAGATGAACTGGAGGCAAGG GAGATCCATTATGTAACTGCAAGGGAATGTGACGAAACAAGCACGGTTTATAAGACAAATG GTAAGTTCAATTCTCCAGCACCTTCAGGGAAGAGTAATGGGCTGACCTTTCAGAATGATGCTCAGTTAAATGTTCCCAACTCCACAACAGGCAATTCTTCACCATGTGAAGAGTTCCCAGGATTCTCAAGTCCTAATGATGTTAAACAGTCAG GGGCACAACTGATTGGACAAGATAATGAAGCACTCGCAAATGTTTTGCTACCTCTTAAAAGATGGTCAAAAGGATCCCAAGATACTAGCAG GGATCAAGAAATTCTTAGTTCAAACCAGTCACTCAGAATTATTTCAAACTTAGTTGCAGCTGGTGCCATCCAGTCCAGTGGATTGCTTGATGAAATAATACGTGAGCTTCTAGTTTTCACTGCCATTCTTGTTAGCTTGAGATCATCTGAAGTTGACGACTTAAAAGCAAAG AGCTTCTCAGTCATCAAAATTTTACTTGACAATAGAGGAAGTGGTACTGCTGGCTCATACTTCAAACACTGGGTGGCATTAGCTGAAATTTTTTCACAG GTTGTTGGTTGCAGTGAAGATGCATCAGCAAGAGTTCTACAAGAGTCCATTGCTTGCATTGCTGTCATGTTATCATCTGTTGCTCAAGGTCTAAAAGCAATTTGTTCAAGTTCAGGGCCCGATGTGGTTTCTGCTCCAAATGAGGCACTCAAACGAATCTTAGATCATGCTAAAACATCTGGTTTGATCGATCAATTGTGTCTCTGCTTAGCTACTTCAGGCACAAGTCTCATTTCCGGTTCTTCAAATATGCTGCGTGCTGCTTGTGAAGCCTGTAGGGCTATTTGGAAGCTGATAGATGCACTAGAAATTCTTTACATGAAAGAAAATACCTGTCCATTTCCACTAACTGCTATGCAAAGTCATTCTTTGCTCCGACTTAACATCAGTGATCAAGAGCGAGGTTCCCTGGTTGGTACTGAAGCAGCAAAAGTTGTTGATATAGTAACAAAAGCATTCCTCAGATCAAAGGCAGTACAGGTTGCTATTCATTGCTGCATTCATCAACGACTAGAGGCTTCATTGTCTGCTAGCATTCAG CTCTTGTCAAGGTGCTGTTTACACAGTGGAATTGTTCCAGGTGTTTTATGTGGCCTGCCCAATTCCCTTCCTGTAACCACTGTTGTCAGTGGTGGAGGGGAtggaactattgtttcggaaatattttctatattatcttttttagcTTCCTCCTTTGGTAAAGATACGCAAATAGGTGAAACAAATAACCTGAAATGCAAATTCACCAATCCCACTGCCTTGGTTCTGCATTCTTGCCTCTTTGTCGCAACAGTTGCACAATGTTTAAAGGCAACTGGTAGAAACTCTGCATTGTTTATGCTTACAACTTCCCCAAAGAAGCAGCTTTCTCGAATTTCCATTCTTGCCCACTATTTTTCTTCTGATGACAGAATAAAAACTACCTTTCAACCCTTTAGTTCATCAGCTATGTTGGCTCTTGCATCCATTGTATCCCTTGAAACTGGATCTTCTGTTGAGTCCCCTGTCTCTGAGATAGCAGTACCTTTGATTCCTCGAACTGCCACACTTTGTGGCTGCCTCAAAATTTCATCTAGCAACGAAATTGAGGCGGGCAGTGCTGATGCAAATGGCTCTCTCTCATATTGGCACGGCCTTAAGGATGGATGTGTTGGTTTGTTAGAGTCCAGGCTGAGGTGGGGAGGACCATTAGCAGTTCAACAGCTGTGTGCAAGTGGTATCCCTCTGCTTCTAATTGATTTGTTAGCTAAAAACCGAGGAATTGACGGGACAAAAGATGAAGTTGGACTATCTCCTAAAGGAGTTGTATGGACAGTTTCATCAATTTGTCATTGTCTTTCAGGGGGAGCCTCTACTTTTCGTCAGATTTTGGTTAAAAGTGAACACATCAAGATCATCTCTGACCTAATAACCGATTTACATTTAAAGCTCGTAAACTGCTGGGCTGGACCTGGCGGAGGCAGGGAGGGTGTCAGAGATATAATATCTACAGTAATTGATCTACTAGCATTTCCTTTTGTTGCTTTACAGAATGCTCCAGGCCTGCCATCTGCCACTGCTTCTGTAAATAGTGGGTTCCTTCTCAACATGGGATCACCAGGTGGCAGAGTGTGCATGGAAGACAAGGATATGGTAAAAGTGATCGAGGAAGATTTGGGAAAGTTTATAAAAATCCTTTTGGAG GTGGGAGTGCCTGTCATCATTCTTCGGTGTTTGGAGCACATTGAGTTAAAAGATTCTGGAAAGCCTGTTGCCTTCCTAGCTAAAATGATAAGCCACCGACCTATGGCAGTTCAACTTGTGAGTAAAGGCTTGTTGGATCCGAATAGGTGGAAAAGGTTGCTGAATAGTACAACACCAAGAGAAGTCACACTGGATGCTCTTATGATCATTTCCGATTTGGCTCGAATGGATAAG GGATTCTATGAATATATTAATGGGGCTTCCGTGTTGGAGTATTTGAAGGAATTTCTTACACATGAAGATCCCAATGTCCGCGCAAAGGCATGCAGTGCTCTAGGCAACATGTGCCGCCATAGCTCGTACTTCTATGCTTCACTG GCACGGTATCAAATCATTGGCCTCCTTATTGATCGTTGCTCTGATCCAGACAAACGCACACGAAAATTTGCATGCTTTGCT ATTGGGAACGCTGCCTACCATAACGACACATTGTATGAAGAGCTCCGAAGATCTATACCTCAGCTTTCCAGTTTGTTGCTTTCAGCGGAGGAAGACAAGACGAAAGCCAATGCTGCTGGTGCACTTAGTAATCTTGTTCGCAACTCCAGCAAGCTATGTGAAGACATCGTGTCTAAAGGAGCCATGCAG GCATTGCTGAAGTTGGTAGCTGACTGTTCAGTGGCAGCCCTAAACCCGGGTAAGAAAGACGCCATAAATGAGTCACCTCTAAAGATAGCCCTCTTTTCATTGGCAAAGATGTGTGCACACCCACCTTGCAGACAATTCCTCCGTTCATCAGAATTGTTCCCAGTGATTGGGAGGCTTCGCCAATCTGTAGAATCAACAATTGCCAATTATGCCTCCGTTATTATAAGCAAAGTGGCCGACTCTTAA
- the LOC107414896 gene encoding serine/threonine-protein kinase TIO isoform X2: MGVENYHVIELVGEGSFGKVYKGRRKFTGQTVAMKFIMKHGKTDKDIHNLRQEIEILRKLKHENIIEMLDSFESPQEFCVVTEFAQGELFEILEDDKCLPEEQVQAIAKQLVRALHYLHSNRIIHRDMKPQNILIGAGSIVKLCDFGFARAMSTNTVVLRSIKGTPLYMAPELVREQPYNHTADLWSLGVILYELFVGQPPFYTNSVYALIRHIVKDPVKYPENMSPNFKSFLKGLLNKVPQNRLTWPALLEHPFVKEMSDELEAREIHYVTARECDETSTVYKTNGKFNSPAPSGKSNGLTFQNDAQLNVPNSTTGNSSPCEEFPGFSSPNDVKQSGCQTLDRLENNSRTVKGAQLIGQDNEALANVLLPLKRWSKGSQDTSRDQEILSSNQSLRIISNLVAAGAIQSSGLLDEIIRELLVFTAILVSLRSSEVDDLKAKSFSVIKILLDNRGSGTAGSYFKHWVALAEIFSQVVGCSEDASARVLQESIACIAVMLSSVAQGLKAICSSSGPDVVSAPNEALKRILDHAKTSGLIDQLCLCLATSGTSLISGSSNMLRAACEACRAIWKLIDALEILYMKENTCPFPLTAMQSHSLLRLNISDQERGSLVGTEAAKVVDIVTKAFLRSKAVQVAIHCCIHQRLEASLSASIQLLSRCCLHSGIVPGVLCGLPNSLPVTTVVSGGGDGTIVSEIFSILSFLASSFGKDTQIGETNNLKCKFTNPTALVLHSCLFVATVAQCLKATGRNSALFMLTTSPKKQLSRISILAHYFSSDDRIKTTFQPFSSSAMLALASIVSLETGSSVESPVSEIAVPLIPRTATLCGCLKISSSNEIEAGSADANGSLSYWHGLKDGCVGLLESRLRWGGPLAVQQLCASGIPLLLIDLLAKNRGIDGTKDEVGLSPKGVVWTVSSICHCLSGGASTFRQILVKSEHIKIISDLITDLHLKLVNCWAGPGGGREGVRDIISTVIDLLAFPFVALQNAPGLPSATASVNSGFLLNMGSPGGRVCMEDKDMVKVIEEDLGKFIKILLEVGVPVIILRCLEHIELKDSGKPVAFLAKMISHRPMAVQLVSKGLLDPNRWKRLLNSTTPREVTLDALMIISDLARMDKGFYEYINGASVLEYLKEFLTHEDPNVRAKACSALGNMCRHSSYFYASLARYQIIGLLIDRCSDPDKRTRKFACFAIGNAAYHNDTLYEELRRSIPQLSSLLLSAEEDKTKANAAGALSNLVRNSSKLCEDIVSKGAMQALLKLVADCSVAALNPGKKDAINESPLKIALFSLAKMCAHPPCRQFLRSSELFPVIGRLRQSVESTIANYASVIISKVADS; encoded by the exons ATGGGTGTGGAGAATTATCATGTAATTGAGCTTGTAGGTGAAGGTTCCTTCGGGAAAGTATACAAGGGAAGGCGAAAGTTCACGGGCCAG ACTGTTGCAATGAAATTCATCATGAAGCATGGGAAAACTGACAAGGATATACATAATCTGAGACAAGAAATTGAG ATTTTGAGAAAGCTGAAGCATGAAAATATCATTGAAATGCTTGATTCCTTTGAAAGCCCACAAGAGTTTTGCGTTGTCACGGAATTTGCACAA GGTGAACTATTTGAGATTCTTGAGGATGATAAATGCCTCCCTGAAGAACAAGTTCAAGCAATCGCAAAGCAGTTG GTGAGAGCACTGCATTACTTGCATTCCAACCGCATCATTCATCGAGACATGAAGCCTCAGAACATTCTCATTGGGGCTGGCTCTATTGTTAAG CTTTGTGATTTTGGGTTTGCACGTGCAATGTCCACAAACACTGTTGTTTTGCGGTCGATTAAAG GCACTCCTCTGTACATGGCTCCGGAACTAGTACGGGAACAACCCTATAACCACACTGCAGATTTGTGGTCTCTTGGAGTTATACT GTATGAGTTATTTGTTGGCCAGCCTCCTTTTTATACAAATTCTGTATATGCTCTCATCCGGCACATTGTTAAG GATCCAGTAAAATATCCAGAAAATATGAGTCCAAATTTTAAAAGCTTTCTCAAGGGATTGCTCAATAAG GTACCACAAAATCGGTTGACTTGGCCTGCTCTTCTTGAACACCCTTTCGTTAAGGAAATGTCAGATGAACTGGAGGCAAGG GAGATCCATTATGTAACTGCAAGGGAATGTGACGAAACAAGCACGGTTTATAAGACAAATG GTAAGTTCAATTCTCCAGCACCTTCAGGGAAGAGTAATGGGCTGACCTTTCAGAATGATGCTCAGTTAAATGTTCCCAACTCCACAACAGGCAATTCTTCACCATGTGAAGAGTTCCCAGGATTCTCAAGTCCTAATGATGTTAAACAGTCAG GTTGTCAGACATTGGATAGACTGGAAAATAATTCTCGTACTGTCAAAGGGGCACAACTGATTGGACAAGATAATGAAGCACTCGCAAATGTTTTGCTACCTCTTAAAAGATGGTCAAAAGGATCCCAAGATACTAGCAG GGATCAAGAAATTCTTAGTTCAAACCAGTCACTCAGAATTATTTCAAACTTAGTTGCAGCTGGTGCCATCCAGTCCAGTGGATTGCTTGATGAAATAATACGTGAGCTTCTAGTTTTCACTGCCATTCTTGTTAGCTTGAGATCATCTGAAGTTGACGACTTAAAAGCAAAG AGCTTCTCAGTCATCAAAATTTTACTTGACAATAGAGGAAGTGGTACTGCTGGCTCATACTTCAAACACTGGGTGGCATTAGCTGAAATTTTTTCACAG GTTGTTGGTTGCAGTGAAGATGCATCAGCAAGAGTTCTACAAGAGTCCATTGCTTGCATTGCTGTCATGTTATCATCTGTTGCTCAAGGTCTAAAAGCAATTTGTTCAAGTTCAGGGCCCGATGTGGTTTCTGCTCCAAATGAGGCACTCAAACGAATCTTAGATCATGCTAAAACATCTGGTTTGATCGATCAATTGTGTCTCTGCTTAGCTACTTCAGGCACAAGTCTCATTTCCGGTTCTTCAAATATGCTGCGTGCTGCTTGTGAAGCCTGTAGGGCTATTTGGAAGCTGATAGATGCACTAGAAATTCTTTACATGAAAGAAAATACCTGTCCATTTCCACTAACTGCTATGCAAAGTCATTCTTTGCTCCGACTTAACATCAGTGATCAAGAGCGAGGTTCCCTGGTTGGTACTGAAGCAGCAAAAGTTGTTGATATAGTAACAAAAGCATTCCTCAGATCAAAGGCAGTACAGGTTGCTATTCATTGCTGCATTCATCAACGACTAGAGGCTTCATTGTCTGCTAGCATTCAG CTCTTGTCAAGGTGCTGTTTACACAGTGGAATTGTTCCAGGTGTTTTATGTGGCCTGCCCAATTCCCTTCCTGTAACCACTGTTGTCAGTGGTGGAGGGGAtggaactattgtttcggaaatattttctatattatcttttttagcTTCCTCCTTTGGTAAAGATACGCAAATAGGTGAAACAAATAACCTGAAATGCAAATTCACCAATCCCACTGCCTTGGTTCTGCATTCTTGCCTCTTTGTCGCAACAGTTGCACAATGTTTAAAGGCAACTGGTAGAAACTCTGCATTGTTTATGCTTACAACTTCCCCAAAGAAGCAGCTTTCTCGAATTTCCATTCTTGCCCACTATTTTTCTTCTGATGACAGAATAAAAACTACCTTTCAACCCTTTAGTTCATCAGCTATGTTGGCTCTTGCATCCATTGTATCCCTTGAAACTGGATCTTCTGTTGAGTCCCCTGTCTCTGAGATAGCAGTACCTTTGATTCCTCGAACTGCCACACTTTGTGGCTGCCTCAAAATTTCATCTAGCAACGAAATTGAGGCGGGCAGTGCTGATGCAAATGGCTCTCTCTCATATTGGCACGGCCTTAAGGATGGATGTGTTGGTTTGTTAGAGTCCAGGCTGAGGTGGGGAGGACCATTAGCAGTTCAACAGCTGTGTGCAAGTGGTATCCCTCTGCTTCTAATTGATTTGTTAGCTAAAAACCGAGGAATTGACGGGACAAAAGATGAAGTTGGACTATCTCCTAAAGGAGTTGTATGGACAGTTTCATCAATTTGTCATTGTCTTTCAGGGGGAGCCTCTACTTTTCGTCAGATTTTGGTTAAAAGTGAACACATCAAGATCATCTCTGACCTAATAACCGATTTACATTTAAAGCTCGTAAACTGCTGGGCTGGACCTGGCGGAGGCAGGGAGGGTGTCAGAGATATAATATCTACAGTAATTGATCTACTAGCATTTCCTTTTGTTGCTTTACAGAATGCTCCAGGCCTGCCATCTGCCACTGCTTCTGTAAATAGTGGGTTCCTTCTCAACATGGGATCACCAGGTGGCAGAGTGTGCATGGAAGACAAGGATATGGTAAAAGTGATCGAGGAAGATTTGGGAAAGTTTATAAAAATCCTTTTGGAG GTGGGAGTGCCTGTCATCATTCTTCGGTGTTTGGAGCACATTGAGTTAAAAGATTCTGGAAAGCCTGTTGCCTTCCTAGCTAAAATGATAAGCCACCGACCTATGGCAGTTCAACTTGTGAGTAAAGGCTTGTTGGATCCGAATAGGTGGAAAAGGTTGCTGAATAGTACAACACCAAGAGAAGTCACACTGGATGCTCTTATGATCATTTCCGATTTGGCTCGAATGGATAAG GGATTCTATGAATATATTAATGGGGCTTCCGTGTTGGAGTATTTGAAGGAATTTCTTACACATGAAGATCCCAATGTCCGCGCAAAGGCATGCAGTGCTCTAGGCAACATGTGCCGCCATAGCTCGTACTTCTATGCTTCACTG GCACGGTATCAAATCATTGGCCTCCTTATTGATCGTTGCTCTGATCCAGACAAACGCACACGAAAATTTGCATGCTTTGCT ATTGGGAACGCTGCCTACCATAACGACACATTGTATGAAGAGCTCCGAAGATCTATACCTCAGCTTTCCAGTTTGTTGCTTTCAGCGGAGGAAGACAAGACGAAAGCCAATGCTGCTGGTGCACTTAGTAATCTTGTTCGCAACTCCAGCAAGCTATGTGAAGACATCGTGTCTAAAGGAGCCATGCAG GCATTGCTGAAGTTGGTAGCTGACTGTTCAGTGGCAGCCCTAAACCCGGGTAAGAAAGACGCCATAAATGAGTCACCTCTAAAGATAGCCCTCTTTTCATTGGCAAAGATGTGTGCACACCCACCTTGCAGACAATTCCTCCGTTCATCAGAATTGTTCCCAGTGATTGGGAGGCTTCGCCAATCTGTAGAATCAACAATTGCCAATTATGCCTCCGTTATTATAAGCAAAGTGGCCGACTCTTAA